The nucleotide window CGATACTTAAGGTCTAAACCGCTTGACTGATGATTTAAATGAAGTAGCGTTCCAAAAAAAAGCAATAATGATCGTTAACCAAAAGGTGTTTGGGACTTACGTCTAGGCATGGgtattcggggtcccaatcgggtttcggttttatccattcgggttttggtttttcgggtttatcaaaatcaaccccattcgggttatataaaagttcggcTCGGAAcgggttcgggttctatcgggttcgggtcggggttagtaaatcttcaaaaaaccggtataacccattgtactttcgggttcgggtcccaattggttcttcggtttaaaattatttgatttgtacctattttgtaactaaaacataaatgaaatcggttcttcggatttaaaatacatgatttgtacatattttaatagccaaaacataagtaaaatcgattcaaaaataataaaaaacatcaaatggtgatcattcaaaatcaagcgaaagataaacatagttagtgatagaaagaaaaccagataaatgaaatcataaaacaaaaataagttctcacgaaatgagaaacattattcaataaaaacaaaaccaaaatctaaaaacttcatgcatcaaccgccacattccaccatcaaccttcatgtaacagataattattttagaagttcaataatatcttaaagttaTTTGGATACAgattaagaattaagatcatatttggtagaagttctttttgtgattttaaatgtttcgggttctatcggatatccatttaggtccgggttcgattcggataatacccataacccaaaataccaaaaaacaggatccattcggtatttatgtcgggttcggatcggttcggattcatttttatcggatcggattcggttcggattttcgggttcggtttatttgcccagccctctTACGTCCAAATAATTCTCTTAGGCCGGAGAAATTAGTCTTTCTTTTACCAATATATAAGCCTTCTTCGACGGTGGATCTAACCTAGGAACTTAATAGCACCAACGCATGCGCTTAAATTAAATGTGCTGCCACATATATGCTAACATAACAATAATAAtccaaatatatttgtttaatcaTTGAGTAACACGTTACCTAGGAGTATATACGAAGAGCTAAAAAAAATGTACATCTAAATTCAACTGGTTTTGTAAATTTTGGAAAGCAACTCAAATTACCAGGAAATTGTAACGCATAAGAAAGTAAAACATTGTTTTTGTGTAGTATTCTTTTGGTTACCCGTAACTATCCAGGTTCTTATCAACTAGTTGATAATCCTCACTGGCAATATCCTCTAATCAGAATGAGAAAATCAGCCAATTCATACATTAACTGAGGGCTGCGGTCAGTCCCGGTCAGTACATAAACACGGACCATGTGTTATCATACATCAAcacaaaatatattcaaatttcatacacgaacaaaaatatttaagttttttcataTATTGACCGTCTCTCTGTTAGTCAAATGGTAACATATGCTGATGTTGTTTTAACGAATGCTGacatacactacaagaaaacgtatctttaccgaggaagtttaacgaggaaaaataatcctcgtaaaaaaacgttgattttgcgaggaaagtacgttgagaaagaaaagcatcgttatttcgtcgtaagttaacgacaaaaaatattcgtcgtaaagacgatgtaaattgacgtggcttttacgaggaaatagtttttcctcgtaaaatccacgtaaatttcgcgagtgctctacgacgaaatattttacgtgtacttaacgaggaaattttgaatccaccaacttggtaggtggctcacgttttttttttggccatacaattaattttcgtcgtaatttcatagtaaaattacaactaccagattcgaaattttctataaatatggatgttggaacatcattttaaacacaccaacaacaaaaaacgtgaaagaaaaaaaaatggctggctctgggactatttacgagttgcggaattggatgtatatgcatagagatgctaacgggagagtgacgaaagaataccttgcggggctggagacatttatgcaccaagcagattcaacaccgctcgcccaagaaagtggtaagatgttctgtccttgtcggaaatgcaacaattcgaaattggcaaaccgtgaaaatgtttggaagcatttaataaatagaggtttcacgccaaattactatatctggtttcaacatggggaaggttataattatgatcagaatgaagctagtagtagtaatagcaattttcaggaagaaccggttaatcatcatttgcataatgaacatagttaccatcaggaggagatggtagattatgatagggttcatgatatggtagctgatgcattcgtagctcatgatgaagatgaagaacctaatatagatgcaaaaaagttttacggaatgttaaacgcggcgaatcaaccactttacagtggttgtagagaaggtctctctaaattgtcgttggctgctagaatgatgaatattaaaactgatcacaatctacctgaaagttgcatgaacgaatgggcggacttgtttaaagagtatttgccggaagacaatgtgtctgctgattcttattatgagattcagaaattagtttatagtcttgggttgccttcggagatgatagatgtctgcatcgacaactgcatgatctattggggagatgatgagaagctagaagtatgtcgattctgcaagaagccacgattcaagccgcaaggacggggacgtaatagggtaccgtaccaaaggatgtggtacctaccaattacagacagattgaaaagattgtatcaatcagagcagactgctgcaaagatgagatggcatgccgagcatactcagacggatggtgagatgactcatccatcagatgcaagagcctggaaacatttcaacaaagtacatccggattttgctagcaatagccggaatgtgtatctcggattatgcacagatggatttagtccgttcggaatgtcagggagacaatattcattgtggccagtctttcttacgccatacaacctgccaccggagatgtgcatgcaacgggagttgttattcttgacgatattgatacctggtccgaaccatccaaaaaggtccctggatgttttcctacaaccactgataaaagagttgaaggatttgtggtcaacaggggtgaggacgtatgactgttcaacgaagacgaattttacgatgcgagctatgcttttgtggaccataagtgactttcctgcatatgggatgttgtctggatggactacacatgggagattagcttgtccatattgtaatggaacgacagatgcgtttcaactgaagaatggtaggaagacaagttggtttgattgtcatcgtcgatttcttcccattggccatccttaccgaagaaacaagaatttgtttaggcacaaaagggttgtgagagacacttctccaccatatctaactggagaacaaattgaagcacaaatcgactactacggagctaacgaaacagttcgttggggtggtaattggcatgtccctcgtaatatgcctgattcttacggtgttcatcacaactggcacaagaagagtatattttgggagttgccatatagtagagagtctactcagctgcgtatagagtctactcagctccgatctcgtatgggtggactcgagggcttcttggacgttgtagcggccacaaatccggaatgggcgactttgttgaggaccatgcgacaacaaaatcctatcccaggccagtcaccgaccgacgactcacatgccgaggcggatgttcaggcgaggagtgatgaattctacgaggcgattaattaacgaccacccttagttctttttaatttcggttattgtattatgaattcaaaacttatttctatataaaatattttggttttgatttttttagaattttaattttattaataatttaaattatatttataattatatttataattataattttttatatttctataaaataatgaaacgaagtaaattcgtagctaattttgcggcttctttacgtggaagcttaacgtggtttttacgaggaaacatttacatggaaataacgtggaaatctatcaaggtttttacgttttctttacgtggaaagctctcaaggtatttacgttaattttacgagtatttatttacgtgggttttacgaggaaagcttttcgtggtatttacgaggaaacttagcgacgtccttacgtggaatctttacgtggtctttacgacgaaatatcctccttcgcttttacgacgaaattatttcctcgctaacttacgacgaattagcgaggatatatgcgttacgacaaacgtataacgacgaaacgcgtttcctcgctaattcgtcgtaacactgcttttacgacgaagtaacgaggaaaactgccctcgtaaaacttttgttttcttgtagtgatagcTTTTACATTTtaactaattaataaaaacaatacaaaaactATGTCGTTGGGTGGAGTCGAACGAGCAATATTTAGTCAAACGCTAAACCGTTGTGCTAAACCAAATTATTGGCTGTGTTATCTATTGTATgccatttatatataatatattttgttcatatatttctaattatctaaaattagttctacaaatatataaattagaagTAATTGTGTTTAATTACCCAATTATTGTTATTGTGTTCTAAAAAATcaagatttcaaaataaaaatttgaaaaataaaaaagcactttcaaaattaaaaaagaaaatatgaaaaacatttttttgaaaaattgaaaattaatttcaaaaaattattataaaaggtttgaatttgaaaaccgatattcaaaaatactttttatttttaatttatattttttctttatttaaataattttagacaattatttaaatataaataaacatttaaataaatatagttctataaatataaataattatttaaaataaataataaaaataaaaatattttttaaaatagttttgaattatatgtttttaattctttttaaattttgaaaatacttttttaaaaattttatttgttttgaaattttaaatttttttaaaacaccaaTAACAATAATCTAGGTAAATAAACATAATTTCttagaatttatatatatttttgtggaACTAATTCTAGATaattagaaatatataaaaaaatatattagatataAGTAAGACACAATAGATAAGAATCATAAGATGGATTCCATAGATAACACGATCAATAACCTGGTGTGGCACAGTGGTTGTTTCATGGTTTAGTATGGGCTGAAATTAGGTTTGATTCCCCACAAAGATATGTTGaatttatttgtattatttttatctattaaataaaatgtaaaagcCACGTCAGCATCGTTAAAGCCATGTCAGCATCTGTTACCATTTATTTAACGGATACACGGTCAATGTATGGGTAAACCTAAATATCTCTGTTCAtgtaaaaaatttgaatatattttgtgCTGATGTATATTTTAGCACAAAATCAGTGTTTATGTACTGATTGGAACTACGATCTTCTGTTGATGTATAAATTGGCTGATTTCGCAGTCAGAATGATAGATGTTAAATACAGTAAAGTCAATGACTATTATAAGAAAGTAAAACATTGaccttaattcttttttttaacactacATTGACCTTAATTTATACATTGAATTTGAACATATCCATGATtcagatatatttttttgtcggCAGCGTATCCATGATTCATATAATATTTTGCAGTCAcaattttattgaaaaaaattGAAGTTTTCCATGACATACATTATTCAACATAATATGATCAAATCCAGCTTTGTTTGAATTCAATCAAGTGGATGGTTTCAGTAACCTATGTACGATCCCATGAAGTCTATTAACAACGATGTACGATCCCATGAAGTCTATTAACAACGTAGCCGCAGTTGCAACTTCTGACTAAATGTAACGAGAGAACAATGACCACGAAAATAGTAGATAACTTTCAATATTACAAGCTATAGTAAAAGGTAATTTCTATGTTCTACGTACAAGAGACCTCTCCTTACACAAATCAGAAACAACGATCACAAAATCAAATCCACATACCCGAAAAAAAACACAGAACAATAAGAAAACcggaaagaaaaaaagttcaGATAATGTTTGCCCCTGCATCCAGATTTGCTCAGCAAAATCAACTCAACCACGAACCTTCCCTCTACGCCTGTAAGAAAGAAGCAACAAGAACACAGAAGAAAGAATTACAATTTGTACAGAGATAGTGGAATAAAAAATCAGTTGCGGTTTGGGACGTTTTCTACCTTGCCGGCAATGTTGTTGGACAACCAGTCAAGACCTTCGTAGAGCCCCTCGCCTGAAGTGGCACATGTGCTCTGAATGTACCTGAACAGAGAGTTCATACACATAAATCGATCATACAAAATCAACATGAAGAAAGTAGGGAATAAGGAAGAATTagatgtttttttattataccAGTGACGCTGACGGAGAGAGTGGAGACCAAGCTTATCAGTGATTTCAGCTGCGTTCATGGCATTTGGAAGATCCTGTTTGTTAGCAAACACGAGCAGAACAGCATCACGCAGCTCATCCTGTACACACACAAAAAGTGTTTCAGTAAGTTTCTACTTTGTCTGGTCTCACCACAaatcaagagaaaaaaaaaggtaaataaTACTGGAAACAGACCTCATTAAGCATCCTGTGCAGTTCATCTCTGGCCTCAACAACACGGTCTCTGTCATTGCTGTCCACCACAAAGATGAGACCTTGAGTGTTCTGGAAGTAGTGCCTCCACAAGGGCCGGATCTGACAACAAGTGCAGGTTACTCATTTTAAGTGGACTCAACAGTTATACCAAGATACATGAGGAGAAAAAAACCCCCATATGGTGATGCAAAAAGATCCTAGATGCTTTTAAAGTTGGTTAAAGATTATACCTTGTCTTGACCCCCGACATCCCACACAGTGAAACTGATGTTCTTGTACTCCACAGTTTCCACATTGAACCCTGCccacaatttttttattctaatcaTCAAGGCCGGTAGAAACATAAAATCATACACCTATAGCTAAGCTACTCATTTGAAAACAGAATGATGAAACTCACCAATAGTGGGAATGGTGGTGACAATCTCACCGAGCTTGAGCTTGTACAAGATAGTGGTC belongs to Brassica rapa cultivar Chiifu-401-42 chromosome A07, CAAS_Brap_v3.01, whole genome shotgun sequence and includes:
- the LOC103829270 gene encoding ADP-ribosylation factor 2-B; the encoded protein is MGLSFAKLFSRLFAKKEMRILMVGLDAAGKTTILYKLKLGEIVTTIPTIGFNVETVEYKNISFTVWDVGGQDKIRPLWRHYFQNTQGLIFVVDSNDRDRVVEARDELHRMLNEDELRDAVLLVFANKQDLPNAMNAAEITDKLGLHSLRQRHWYIQSTCATSGEGLYEGLDWLSNNIAGKA